A region from the Leopardus geoffroyi isolate Oge1 chromosome C2, O.geoffroyi_Oge1_pat1.0, whole genome shotgun sequence genome encodes:
- the LOC123611302 gene encoding cytochrome b-c1 complex subunit 7-like has protein sequence MQDDTTYENDDVKEAIRRLPENLYNYRMFRIKRALDLTMRHQVLLKEQWTKYEEDKFYLEPYLKEVIRESEEWANK, from the coding sequence ATGCAAGATGATACAACATATGAGAATGATGATGTGAAAGAGGCCATAAGAAGGCTTCCTGAGAACCTTTATAACTACAGGATGTTTCGCATTAAGAGAGCACTGGACCTGACCATGAGGCACCAGGTCTTGCTTAAAGAGCAGTGGACAAAATATGAGGAGGATAAATTCTACCTTGAACCATATCTGAAAGAAGTTATTCGGGAAAGCGAAGAATGGGCAAATAAATAA